A single genomic interval of Microbacterium sp. BLY harbors:
- a CDS encoding SDR family oxidoreductase: MTDVLPAGSLDGKVALVTGSSRGIGADTVRYLAEAGADVVINYRNKAPRAEKLAAQLRELGRRALVIGADLTDPSSVAEMFDAVRAEYGRLDVLVLNASGGMESGMAEDYALKLNRDAQLNVLEAATSLLSDGARVVFVTSHQAHFIRTTPTMPEYEPVALSKRAGEDALRELIPGLAEKGIGFTVVSGDMIEGTITATLLERANPGAIAERRDSAGRLYNVSEFAAEVAKAVIDPVPADNTRLVGDVSAFAAE, translated from the coding sequence GTGACCGACGTTCTTCCCGCAGGATCCCTCGACGGCAAGGTGGCCCTGGTCACCGGCTCATCCCGCGGGATCGGCGCCGACACCGTCCGGTATCTCGCCGAGGCGGGTGCTGACGTCGTCATCAACTACCGGAACAAGGCGCCGCGCGCGGAGAAGCTCGCGGCGCAGCTTCGCGAGCTCGGCCGTCGGGCACTGGTCATCGGTGCAGACCTCACCGACCCCTCGTCGGTCGCCGAGATGTTCGACGCCGTCCGCGCCGAGTACGGGCGCCTCGACGTGCTCGTCCTCAACGCGTCGGGTGGCATGGAGTCGGGCATGGCCGAGGACTACGCCCTGAAGCTCAACCGGGACGCGCAGCTCAACGTCCTCGAAGCCGCGACGTCGCTGCTGTCGGACGGCGCACGAGTCGTGTTCGTCACCAGTCACCAGGCCCACTTCATCCGCACGACCCCGACGATGCCGGAGTACGAGCCCGTCGCGCTGTCCAAGCGCGCCGGTGAGGACGCGTTGCGGGAGCTCATCCCGGGTCTTGCCGAGAAGGGGATCGGCTTCACCGTCGTCTCCGGCGACATGATCGAGGGCACGATCACCGCGACGCTGCTCGAGCGCGCGAACCCGGGCGCCATCGCTGAGCGGCGCGACTCCGCCGGCCGCCTCTACAACGTGTCGGAATTCGCCGCCGAGGTCGCCAAGGCCGTGATCGACCCCGTCCCGGCGGACAACACCCGCCTCGTCGGCGACGTGAGCGCCTTCGCCGCGGAATAG
- a CDS encoding HdeD family acid-resistance protein, which yields MSEALSETKLFFKSIRVALAVSGVLALLAGIALLVWPVKSAVIVTAIFASYLIVAGVVYIGLGIFSRAKGGWSRVGHIVLGLLYIVAGVIAFFNLNVAAATLALVVVIFIGVSWIVDGVVALSLLGSDGSRVWTLLYAILSIIAGIIVLFSPVIAGFALWLLLGISLVVLGIVQIVRAITLGKDEKAFTTGGADV from the coding sequence ATGTCTGAAGCACTCTCTGAAACGAAGTTGTTCTTCAAGTCGATCCGCGTCGCTCTCGCGGTCTCCGGCGTTCTCGCCCTGCTCGCGGGCATCGCGCTGCTCGTCTGGCCGGTGAAGTCCGCCGTCATCGTGACGGCGATCTTCGCCTCCTACCTGATCGTCGCGGGCGTCGTCTACATCGGCCTCGGCATCTTCTCCCGCGCGAAGGGCGGCTGGTCGCGCGTGGGACACATCGTGCTCGGCCTGCTCTACATCGTCGCCGGCGTCATCGCCTTCTTCAACCTGAACGTCGCCGCCGCCACGCTCGCGCTGGTCGTCGTGATCTTCATCGGCGTGAGCTGGATCGTGGACGGCGTCGTGGCGCTCTCGCTGCTCGGCAGCGACGGTTCGCGCGTCTGGACCCTGCTGTACGCGATCCTCAGCATCATCGCCGGAATCATCGTCCTCTTCTCGCCCGTGATCGCCGGCTTCGCCCTGTGGCTGCTCCTCGGCATCTCCCTCGTCGTGCTCGGCATCGTGCAGATCGTCCGCGCGATCACGCTCGGCAAGGACGAGAAGGCCTTCACCACGGGCGGTGCCGACGTCTGA
- a CDS encoding helix-turn-helix transcriptional regulator, with product MRKVRDRIDREYAKPLDVEALARGVHMSAGHLSRRFRDAYGESPYSYLMTRRIERAMALLRRGDLSVTEVCFAVGCSSLGTFSTRFSELVGVPPSVYRERAASVEGIPSFQAKQVTRPIRNREAPRPEAHLT from the coding sequence ATGCGGAAGGTCCGCGACCGTATCGATCGGGAGTACGCGAAGCCCCTGGACGTCGAAGCCCTGGCACGGGGCGTCCACATGTCCGCCGGTCATCTCAGTCGGCGGTTCCGCGATGCGTACGGCGAGTCCCCGTACTCGTATCTCATGACCCGCCGCATCGAGCGCGCCATGGCGCTGCTGCGTCGCGGCGACCTCAGCGTCACCGAGGTGTGCTTCGCCGTGGGCTGCTCCTCGCTGGGAACGTTCAGCACCCGGTTCTCGGAGCTGGTCGGTGTCCCGCCCAGCGTGTACCGTGAACGCGCCGCGAGCGTCGAGGGCATCCCGTCGTTCCAGGCCAAACAGGTCACCCGACCGATCAGGAATCGAGAAGCGCCGCGCCCCGAGGCGCACCTAACGTGA
- a CDS encoding VOC family protein — translation MKISIHYAFLPHTDADAALGFYRDALGFEVRNDVGYDGLRWLTVGPVDQPETSIVLHPPATDPGITDAERQTILELIAKGSYGALTLASDDLDALFDRLVAVGADVVQEPMDQPYGVRDCAFRDPAGNLLRINQAA, via the coding sequence ATGAAGATCAGCATCCACTACGCCTTCCTCCCGCATACCGACGCCGACGCCGCTCTCGGCTTCTACCGCGACGCCCTCGGCTTCGAGGTGCGCAACGATGTCGGATACGACGGCCTGCGCTGGCTCACGGTCGGCCCGGTCGATCAGCCGGAGACCTCGATCGTCCTCCACCCGCCGGCCACCGACCCGGGCATCACCGACGCGGAACGGCAGACCATCCTGGAGCTCATCGCGAAGGGCAGCTACGGCGCTCTCACGCTTGCGAGCGACGACCTGGATGCCCTGTTCGACCGGCTGGTCGCCGTCGGGGCCGATGTCGTCCAGGAGCCCATGGATCAGCCTTACGGCGTCCGCGACTGCGCATTCCGCGATCCCGCGGGAAACCTGCTCCGTATCAACCAGGCCGCCTGA
- a CDS encoding excinuclease ABC subunit UvrA, which produces MTAAEHPADTHDLIRVQGARENNLKDVSVDIPKRRLTVFTGVSGSGKSSLVFDTIAAESRRMIDETYSAFVQGFMPSVPRPDVDVLEGLTTAIIVDQERLGANPRSTVGTVTDANAMLRILFSKLGRPYIGGPTAFSFNIPTQKASGVMTGPGGEEKIVKDAIYLGGMCPRCEGRGVVSDLDLSQIVDESKSLDDGAIMVPGYTADGWMVKGFSQSGFYPGDKPIASFTDKQRHLFLYGEVTKVKISGINMTYEGLIPKITKSMLSKDLDALQPHIRAFVERVATFAVCPECDGTRLTEGARSSKIDGVSIADACRMQVTDLAAWVRGLDLPGAGPLLQALSANLDAFVTLGLGYLSLDRPSGTLSGGEAQRIKMLRHLGSSLTDVTYVFDEPTIGLHPHDIERMNGLLLRLRDKGNTVLVVEHKPETIAIGDHVVDLGPGAGSAGGEICYQGSVEGLTASGTLTGQHLDDRAQLKDAVRDRTGAIEVRGASTNNLQNVDVDIPTGVLTVVTGVAGSGKSSLIHGSVTGREGVVAIDQSAIKGSRRSNPATYTGLLEPIRKAFAKANGVKPALFSANSEGACPTCKGAGVIITELGFMDTIETPCEDCGGKRFQAAVLEYKLGGKDITEVLDLPVSEARSFFSEGEAKLPAAAAILGRLEDVGLGYLSLGQPLSTLSGGERQRIKLAIQMGEKGDVYVLDEPTTGLHLADVDTILGLLDRLVDAGKTVVVIEHHQAVMAHADWIIDVGPGAGHDGGRIVFEGTPADLVADGSTLTGEHLAAYVGG; this is translated from the coding sequence ATGACCGCTGCCGAGCACCCCGCGGACACCCACGATCTCATCCGCGTGCAGGGCGCGCGCGAGAACAACCTCAAGGACGTGAGCGTCGACATCCCCAAACGGCGGCTGACGGTGTTCACCGGTGTCTCGGGCTCGGGGAAGAGCTCTCTCGTCTTCGACACGATCGCCGCCGAATCGCGCCGGATGATCGACGAGACGTACAGCGCCTTCGTGCAGGGCTTCATGCCGTCCGTCCCTCGTCCCGACGTCGACGTGCTGGAAGGCCTCACCACGGCGATCATCGTGGACCAGGAGCGCCTCGGCGCGAACCCGCGGTCCACCGTCGGCACGGTGACGGACGCCAACGCGATGCTCCGCATCCTGTTCAGCAAGCTCGGACGGCCCTACATCGGCGGGCCGACGGCGTTCTCGTTCAACATCCCGACGCAGAAGGCCAGCGGTGTGATGACCGGGCCGGGCGGAGAGGAGAAGATCGTGAAGGATGCGATCTATCTCGGTGGAATGTGTCCACGATGCGAGGGCAGGGGAGTGGTGTCGGACCTCGATCTGTCCCAGATCGTCGATGAGTCGAAGTCCCTCGACGACGGCGCGATCATGGTGCCCGGGTACACCGCAGACGGCTGGATGGTGAAGGGATTCTCCCAGTCGGGGTTCTATCCGGGCGACAAGCCGATCGCGTCGTTCACCGATAAGCAACGCCACCTCTTCCTCTACGGAGAGGTCACCAAGGTCAAGATCTCCGGCATCAACATGACCTACGAGGGCCTGATCCCGAAGATCACGAAGTCGATGCTCTCGAAGGACCTCGACGCGCTGCAGCCGCACATCCGTGCGTTCGTCGAGCGCGTCGCCACCTTCGCCGTGTGCCCGGAGTGCGACGGCACGCGTCTCACCGAGGGGGCGCGGTCGTCGAAGATCGACGGAGTGAGCATCGCCGACGCCTGCCGCATGCAGGTGACGGATCTTGCCGCGTGGGTCCGCGGCCTGGATCTCCCGGGTGCAGGGCCGCTGCTCCAGGCGCTGAGTGCCAACCTCGACGCCTTCGTCACCCTCGGTCTGGGGTATCTGAGCCTGGACCGGCCCTCAGGGACGCTGTCCGGGGGAGAGGCGCAGCGGATCAAGATGCTGCGGCACCTGGGCTCCTCACTGACCGACGTCACCTACGTGTTCGATGAGCCGACCATCGGGCTGCACCCGCACGACATCGAGCGGATGAACGGGCTGCTGCTGCGCCTGCGCGACAAGGGGAACACGGTGCTCGTCGTCGAGCACAAGCCGGAGACCATCGCGATCGGCGATCATGTCGTGGATCTCGGTCCGGGTGCCGGAAGCGCCGGGGGAGAGATCTGCTATCAGGGGAGCGTCGAAGGCCTCACGGCCAGTGGAACGCTGACGGGGCAGCACCTCGATGACCGCGCGCAGCTCAAGGACGCCGTGCGTGACCGCACCGGCGCCATCGAGGTGCGCGGCGCGTCCACGAACAACCTGCAGAACGTGGACGTCGACATTCCGACCGGCGTCCTGACTGTGGTCACCGGTGTCGCCGGATCGGGGAAGAGCTCGCTCATCCACGGTTCGGTGACCGGACGCGAGGGCGTGGTGGCGATCGACCAGTCCGCCATCAAGGGCTCGCGTCGCAGCAACCCCGCGACCTACACCGGGTTGCTCGAACCCATCCGCAAGGCCTTCGCCAAGGCGAACGGCGTGAAGCCCGCCCTGTTCAGCGCGAACTCCGAGGGCGCATGTCCCACCTGCAAGGGCGCCGGCGTCATCATCACCGAACTCGGGTTCATGGACACCATCGAGACGCCGTGCGAGGACTGCGGCGGTAAGCGCTTCCAGGCGGCCGTGCTGGAGTACAAGCTGGGCGGCAAGGACATCACCGAGGTGCTCGACCTTCCGGTATCGGAGGCCCGCAGCTTCTTCAGCGAGGGCGAGGCGAAGCTCCCGGCAGCGGCTGCCATCCTCGGACGTCTGGAAGACGTGGGGCTCGGCTACCTGTCGCTCGGACAGCCGTTGTCGACGCTGTCGGGCGGTGAGCGCCAGCGCATCAAGCTCGCGATCCAGATGGGTGAGAAGGGCGACGTCTACGTGCTGGACGAGCCGACGACGGGTCTGCATCTCGCCGACGTCGACACGATCCTCGGTCTGCTGGATCGCCTTGTCGACGCGGGCAAGACGGTGGTCGTGATCGAGCATCATCAGGCCGTCATGGCACACGCCGACTGGATCATCGATGTCGGACCGGGAGCCGGCCATGACGGTGGTCGCATCGTGTTCGAGGGAACGCCTGCCGACCTCGTCGCGGACGGCTCCACACTGACGGGTGAGCATCTGGCGGCCTACGTCGGCGGCTGA
- a CDS encoding ornithine carbamoyltransferase has translation MRHLLSLTELTEDDLREIFARAARIEAGTLARRDGAAALFFPSSSLRTRVSFERGAAEMGLQPIVFPPEALETVEEAVDVVGYLSAWVELLVVRHPDLQVLRQLAAPGILPVVNAMTDVNHPCEVLSDLFALSRERDVRSLRVLVVGPDGNIARAWEEAHRAFGIDVVQACPQEVRTPALPWKEDLSDAVQEADVIITDGPGEHATAMAPYRITADLLDSAPDGVRFAPCPPFVRGREVSVAAANHPAFVGYEFKRHLKSVQKAIMGWAIEG, from the coding sequence GTGCGCCACCTTCTCTCCTTGACCGAACTCACCGAGGACGATCTGAGGGAGATCTTCGCGCGCGCTGCGCGGATCGAAGCGGGCACCCTCGCGAGGAGGGACGGCGCGGCGGCACTGTTCTTCCCTTCTTCGAGCCTGCGGACGCGTGTCTCATTCGAACGCGGTGCTGCGGAGATGGGTTTGCAGCCGATCGTCTTTCCTCCGGAGGCGCTTGAGACCGTCGAGGAAGCGGTCGACGTCGTCGGATACCTGTCAGCGTGGGTCGAACTGCTCGTCGTCCGACATCCCGATCTGCAAGTCCTTCGGCAGCTGGCTGCCCCTGGGATTCTCCCGGTGGTCAACGCGATGACGGACGTGAACCACCCGTGCGAGGTGCTGTCCGATCTCTTCGCGCTATCGCGGGAGAGGGATGTCCGCTCGCTCCGAGTCCTCGTGGTGGGACCGGACGGCAACATCGCTCGAGCCTGGGAGGAAGCCCATCGGGCTTTCGGAATCGATGTCGTGCAGGCCTGCCCGCAGGAGGTCCGCACACCCGCGCTGCCGTGGAAGGAGGATCTCAGCGATGCTGTGCAAGAGGCCGATGTGATCATCACGGACGGGCCGGGGGAGCACGCCACGGCCATGGCGCCCTATCGGATCACTGCGGATCTCCTCGACAGCGCCCCGGACGGTGTTCGTTTCGCGCCGTGCCCGCCGTTCGTCCGTGGGCGTGAGGTTTCGGTCGCTGCCGCCAACCATCCTGCCTTCGTGGGCTACGAGTTCAAACGTCACCTGAAGAGCGTGCAGAAGGCGATCATGGGATGGGCGATCGAGGGATGA
- a CDS encoding peptidoglycan recognition family protein, with translation MSTRGEGQRPEGPGARDVDDRVATHTRRGFLIAAGTGVAVTGVGIWLSTNSGGEGDDAGRSPNNPRALPEYEPVYERAVTGLEVPLGFENCADPTVRADRSIAGRDRRTVGPVIDRFIIHHTGTTSDQLDFFSRCNRRSSAPTFYLRHDGSVIETIRPGAKPSSTGADWNWRSVAVETLDFTGAPEYTVTPAQLEEIAQMIAWLAGFDGRTLDGVPVRFRIDREHVITHQETWSGTECPGPFLQSRVDDIVARAQEIFTTS, from the coding sequence GTGAGCACACGCGGGGAGGGCCAGCGTCCGGAGGGCCCGGGAGCACGGGACGTCGACGACCGGGTCGCGACGCACACGCGGCGGGGATTCCTCATCGCTGCCGGAACCGGCGTCGCGGTGACCGGCGTCGGCATCTGGCTCTCTACGAACTCCGGGGGAGAGGGAGACGACGCGGGACGCAGTCCGAACAATCCCCGAGCGCTGCCCGAGTACGAGCCGGTCTACGAACGCGCGGTCACGGGGCTCGAGGTACCGCTCGGCTTCGAGAACTGCGCAGACCCGACGGTGCGCGCTGACCGGAGCATCGCGGGACGCGACCGTCGAACCGTAGGCCCGGTCATCGACCGCTTCATCATCCACCACACCGGCACGACATCCGACCAGTTGGACTTCTTCTCCCGCTGCAACAGGAGATCATCGGCTCCCACCTTCTATCTGCGGCACGACGGCTCGGTCATCGAGACCATCCGCCCGGGAGCGAAGCCGTCGTCCACCGGCGCGGACTGGAACTGGCGGTCCGTGGCGGTGGAGACGCTCGATTTCACCGGGGCTCCGGAGTACACGGTGACCCCGGCGCAGTTGGAGGAGATCGCGCAGATGATCGCGTGGCTCGCAGGCTTCGACGGCCGAACCCTGGACGGCGTTCCGGTGCGCTTCCGGATCGACCGAGAGCACGTCATCACCCACCAGGAGACGTGGTCGGGAACGGAGTGTCCCGGTCCGTTCCTCCAATCGCGAGTGGATGACATCGTGGCGCGGGCACAGGAGATCTTCACGACGTCATGA
- a CDS encoding VOC family protein translates to MTASSQHHALDYVELVVTDLDVAKRFFTTAFGWSFRDYGPGYAGILSPRGDGSEVGGLLLADAPRPVGGPLVLLYSDDLDATSAAIQDAGGRILQEPYAFPGGRRLHFADPSGNELGVWSSY, encoded by the coding sequence ATGACAGCCTCCTCGCAGCACCACGCCCTGGATTACGTTGAACTCGTCGTCACGGATCTCGACGTGGCGAAGCGCTTCTTCACCACCGCCTTCGGGTGGAGCTTCCGGGACTACGGGCCCGGCTATGCGGGCATCCTCTCGCCCCGCGGCGACGGGAGCGAGGTCGGCGGGCTCCTGCTCGCGGACGCGCCGCGACCGGTCGGCGGTCCGCTCGTGCTGCTCTACTCCGACGACCTCGATGCGACCAGCGCTGCGATCCAGGACGCCGGCGGCCGGATCCTGCAGGAGCCGTATGCGTTCCCCGGTGGCCGGCGCCTGCACTTCGCCGACCCGAGCGGCAACGAGCTCGGCGTCTGGTCCTCGTACTAG
- a CDS encoding nitrate/nitrite transporter: MPQVSHSPVSTPGWRAWAIWSVGVAAYVLAITNRTSLGAVGVEAADRFQADASTLALFAVVQLAVYGGMQIPVGVLLDRYGSRPIITAGMLLMAAGQLTMALSPSIGIAIVARILLGAGDAAVFPAVLRLVATWFPAQRGPVMVQFTGIIGQAGQLIALVPVAALLHATTWSITFGSIAGLGLLFTILVWLIVRNNPAESGPDVSVNTDTGVVRVVTSAIDTGVGIRAAWAHPGTRLAFWSHFTTPFAGTVFVLLWGMPFLTAGEGLTTAHAAGIISIYVVAGMILGPIIGDLSRRLPNHRSLALVLPAVGLQMAAWIAVIALPGPAPDWLLWVLAIALATGGPASMIAFDHARTHNPVHRLSTATGVTNAGGFIAALIAVFVIGLLLDAQGAGTPDTYTLDAFRVAFLTLIPLWVLGVVFILIERKRTRIRMGLDPERRR, from the coding sequence GTGCCTCAGGTCTCCCACTCCCCCGTCTCCACGCCGGGGTGGCGGGCCTGGGCGATCTGGTCCGTCGGCGTCGCGGCCTACGTGCTCGCCATCACCAACCGCACGTCTCTGGGTGCCGTCGGTGTCGAGGCCGCCGACCGGTTCCAGGCGGACGCCTCCACGCTCGCGCTGTTCGCCGTGGTGCAGCTCGCAGTCTACGGCGGCATGCAGATCCCGGTCGGCGTGCTCCTCGATCGCTACGGCTCTCGTCCGATCATCACGGCGGGGATGCTGCTCATGGCGGCCGGACAGCTCACCATGGCCCTCTCCCCCAGCATCGGCATCGCGATCGTCGCGCGCATCCTGCTCGGAGCCGGCGACGCCGCCGTCTTCCCCGCCGTGCTGCGACTGGTGGCCACGTGGTTCCCCGCGCAGCGCGGCCCCGTCATGGTCCAGTTCACCGGGATCATCGGGCAGGCCGGGCAGCTGATCGCGCTGGTGCCGGTCGCCGCCCTGCTGCACGCCACCACCTGGTCGATCACGTTCGGCAGCATCGCCGGCCTCGGCCTGCTCTTCACGATCCTCGTGTGGCTCATCGTGCGCAACAACCCCGCCGAGAGCGGCCCCGACGTGTCGGTGAACACGGACACCGGAGTCGTGCGTGTCGTGACGTCGGCGATCGACACGGGCGTCGGCATCCGGGCGGCGTGGGCGCATCCCGGCACGCGGCTCGCGTTCTGGTCGCACTTCACCACTCCGTTCGCCGGCACGGTGTTCGTGCTGCTGTGGGGCATGCCGTTCCTCACGGCCGGCGAGGGCCTGACCACCGCCCACGCAGCGGGGATCATCTCGATCTACGTGGTCGCGGGCATGATCCTCGGTCCGATCATCGGCGACCTCTCCCGCCGTCTGCCGAATCACCGCTCCCTCGCTCTCGTGCTCCCCGCGGTCGGCCTGCAGATGGCCGCGTGGATCGCCGTCATCGCCCTCCCCGGCCCCGCCCCGGACTGGCTGCTCTGGGTCCTCGCGATCGCTCTGGCGACCGGGGGCCCCGCGTCGATGATCGCCTTCGACCACGCGCGCACGCACAATCCCGTGCATCGCCTCAGCACGGCCACCGGCGTGACGAACGCGGGTGGTTTCATCGCGGCCCTGATCGCCGTGTTCGTGATCGGTCTCCTTCTCGACGCCCAGGGCGCCGGCACTCCGGACACCTACACGCTCGACGCGTTCCGTGTCGCGTTCCTCACCCTGATCCCGCTCTGGGTCCTCGGAGTGGTGTTCATCCTGATCGAACGCAAGCGGACGCGGATCCGCATGGGGCTGGATCCCGAGCGGCGCCGCTGA
- a CDS encoding DUF4232 domain-containing protein: MASAPPSTAALPSARAGRTRPPLTAGLLAGLLLGALWIVSGAIARLTGSDIVLTRLLSFAGVGPLQSHAWLLPGAWGILVLAMTAAVLCSVVWIVGRGARGVGRAPAFLVLWFGAVLAGTVVGLCDDVTRVLSFLPLSGLHGLTAAVVESAPDTAYWGLAWGWIPAWAFSRRAGEESARRWSPRLLGLAVASAVALVVVGSLADAAWQRQIVEENAALQGITDESGAFVDPAAVGDPVPERAPGDSTPQLPADACTPDNATLLLGTADGATGHRAQSIRLMNVGEEPCVVEGYPDIAFADQNGHALDVEVRPGSSFLATDPGSVPVTVPPQGEATAVIGWDAHATDGALVARALHAALLPGYDRGSWPVELDIVSGSVVEITAWHLGDAPAAP; encoded by the coding sequence ATGGCCTCCGCTCCCCCGTCGACCGCCGCCCTCCCGAGCGCCCGAGCCGGCCGCACGAGGCCACCGTTGACGGCGGGGCTGCTCGCCGGACTGCTCCTCGGTGCACTCTGGATCGTCTCCGGCGCCATCGCCCGACTGACCGGTTCCGACATCGTGCTGACGCGGTTGCTGAGCTTTGCCGGTGTCGGCCCGCTGCAGAGTCATGCCTGGCTGCTCCCCGGTGCGTGGGGCATCCTCGTGCTGGCGATGACGGCCGCCGTCCTGTGCAGCGTGGTCTGGATCGTGGGACGCGGAGCGCGGGGCGTCGGCCGGGCTCCCGCGTTCCTCGTGCTCTGGTTCGGTGCCGTCCTCGCCGGAACGGTCGTCGGGCTATGCGACGACGTCACCCGGGTGCTGTCCTTCCTCCCTCTCTCGGGTCTGCACGGTCTCACGGCTGCGGTCGTCGAGTCCGCGCCGGACACCGCCTACTGGGGACTCGCCTGGGGCTGGATCCCCGCCTGGGCGTTCTCGCGCAGAGCCGGTGAGGAATCTGCGCGGCGATGGTCCCCGCGCCTCCTCGGTCTCGCCGTCGCGAGCGCGGTCGCGCTCGTCGTCGTCGGGAGCCTGGCCGATGCCGCGTGGCAGCGCCAGATCGTCGAGGAGAACGCCGCGCTGCAGGGCATCACGGACGAGTCCGGAGCCTTCGTCGATCCGGCGGCCGTGGGCGATCCGGTGCCGGAGCGGGCCCCGGGGGATTCGACACCCCAACTCCCCGCAGACGCTTGCACCCCCGACAACGCCACGCTGCTTCTCGGAACCGCCGACGGGGCCACGGGGCACCGGGCCCAGAGCATCCGTCTGATGAACGTGGGAGAAGAGCCCTGCGTGGTCGAGGGGTATCCCGACATCGCCTTCGCCGACCAGAACGGCCATGCGCTCGACGTCGAGGTGCGGCCCGGTTCGTCCTTCCTGGCGACTGACCCCGGCTCCGTGCCCGTGACCGTGCCGCCCCAGGGCGAGGCGACCGCGGTGATCGGCTGGGACGCCCACGCGACGGACGGCGCTCTCGTGGCGCGTGCGCTGCACGCCGCCCTGCTCCCCGGGTACGACCGCGGTTCGTGGCCGGTGGAGCTCGACATCGTGTCGGGCTCGGTCGTCGAGATCACGGCCTGGCATCTGGGGGACGCACCGGCCGCGCCGTGA
- a CDS encoding arginase family protein, protein MTRPFALILNQGRVADRTDGALVGARRVADALSSLLRQEPVVVGTPEPGRLDDWSVALPEAADTLAGLRAAVQEAIAAEATPLLVTNTCAASLGTLPSVAEHHPDAVVLWIDAHGDFNTPDTTDSGYLGGMVLAAACGLWDSGHGAGIDPRQVIVVGGRDIDPAEGELLAGAGVTVLSPAESTPERLSALIAGRPVWIHVDWDVLEPGYIPAAYRVGDGLLPHQVAALFAAIPAADVRGVELAEFEAGDAEVPERVSVELIVETFQHLLR, encoded by the coding sequence ATGACCAGGCCGTTCGCGCTCATCCTCAACCAGGGTCGCGTCGCCGACCGCACCGACGGAGCGCTCGTCGGGGCGCGCCGCGTCGCCGACGCGCTGTCCTCGCTTCTGCGTCAGGAGCCGGTGGTGGTCGGCACTCCGGAGCCCGGTCGGCTCGACGATTGGTCGGTCGCGCTGCCCGAAGCTGCGGACACGCTCGCGGGCCTCCGTGCCGCGGTGCAGGAGGCGATCGCGGCGGAGGCGACGCCGCTCCTCGTGACGAACACGTGTGCGGCGAGCCTCGGAACGCTGCCGAGCGTGGCCGAGCACCACCCCGACGCGGTGGTGCTGTGGATCGACGCGCACGGCGACTTCAACACGCCCGACACCACCGACTCCGGCTACCTCGGTGGCATGGTCCTCGCCGCCGCCTGCGGGCTGTGGGACAGCGGCCACGGGGCTGGGATCGACCCGCGGCAGGTCATCGTCGTCGGCGGCCGCGACATCGACCCCGCCGAGGGGGAGCTCCTCGCCGGCGCGGGAGTGACCGTCCTCAGCCCTGCGGAGAGCACGCCGGAGCGGCTGAGCGCTCTCATCGCCGGGCGACCGGTGTGGATCCATGTCGACTGGGATGTGCTGGAGCCGGGCTACATCCCCGCGGCCTATCGGGTCGGCGACGGTCTGCTGCCGCACCAGGTGGCCGCGCTGTTCGCCGCCATCCCGGCCGCCGACGTCCGCGGCGTGGAGCTCGCCGAGTTCGAAGCGGGTGACGCGGAGGTGCCGGAGCGCGTCAGCGTCGAGTTGATCGTGGAGACGTTCCAGCACCTGCTGCGCTGA
- a CDS encoding SUMF1/EgtB/PvdO family nonheme iron enzyme, which produces MSDIELVRLPAGAVTLHDARRRTRRTVQLEPFAVGVFPVTEEQVTEVLGTPSLHPRRPVADVSWLRAIHFCNAASEWEGLDPVYHFEGEDVAWDTTADGYRLPTEAEWEYACRAGATGPHYAPLAEAAWTAADGVGTPQNVGGKLPNLHGLFDTLGNVWEWCWDLLDPARYDDYRVFRGGGFADDAWSVRASVRRGGAPRMHHEDVGFRVARGAFDTENEAQGWSAAADRERAMVDGSLSPGWTPRGR; this is translated from the coding sequence ATGAGCGACATCGAGCTGGTCCGTCTTCCCGCGGGAGCGGTGACGCTGCACGACGCCCGTCGCCGTACACGGCGCACCGTGCAGCTCGAGCCCTTCGCCGTGGGCGTCTTCCCCGTGACCGAAGAACAGGTCACCGAGGTCCTGGGCACGCCGTCATTGCATCCTCGTCGCCCGGTCGCCGACGTGAGCTGGCTGCGCGCCATCCACTTCTGCAACGCCGCCTCGGAGTGGGAGGGACTCGATCCCGTGTACCACTTCGAGGGCGAGGACGTCGCCTGGGACACCACGGCGGACGGCTACCGGCTCCCGACCGAGGCCGAGTGGGAGTACGCCTGCCGCGCCGGTGCCACCGGGCCGCACTATGCCCCGCTGGCCGAGGCCGCGTGGACCGCCGCCGACGGGGTGGGAACGCCGCAGAACGTGGGTGGGAAGCTCCCGAACCTGCACGGGCTGTTCGACACGCTCGGCAACGTCTGGGAGTGGTGCTGGGACCTCCTCGACCCGGCACGGTATGACGACTATCGGGTCTTCCGTGGCGGCGGGTTCGCCGACGACGCGTGGAGCGTGCGCGCGTCGGTCCGCCGTGGGGGAGCACCGCGCATGCATCACGAGGACGTCGGGTTCCGCGTCGCGCGCGGCGCTTTCGACACCGAAAACGAGGCACAGGGCTGGTCGGCCGCGGCGGACAGGGAACGCGCGATGGTCGACGGGAGTCTGTCGCCCGGCTGGACGCCGCGCGGCCGATAG